In Plectropomus leopardus isolate mb chromosome 17, YSFRI_Pleo_2.0, whole genome shotgun sequence, the DNA window AAATATATATCACAAATATACTTTCTGCATTTGTTtcatgagattaaaataaagGTGTATAAAAACAGCCATGTAAAATACTGTCACAAACATTATTAGATTAGATATTACTGATGCAACAGTGCATAAGCTTACTTAGTTACAGGGGGCCAAGAGGTTTTGGTTTTATGTAACATGATGCAGCGATTCGCAATCAAGGGGTTGGGGCTTTCCAGAGTATCTCAAGATAAATATGAGAGGATTATAAGATGATTAATCGggtttgaaaacatttgtattcatttttttcataattagcCGTTTTTTCCACAATATTGGATATTTTTACTACTTTGAGATGCAAACAGTTATTTAATTGAAACCATCTGAGAGGTTTGGTAAGGAAACGTCTGCTTGGTGAAACAGTAAATAACTCATTAGTTGGTTTTCCATCCAAATGTAGCTCAAAATTCAACCAAATTGtcagaaaatgcaattttatgtgttttccaaCCACTACATCTGTGCTCATTTTTGGATTTGGTTCATTGAGCAGTAGGTGGCAGTAATTCTCCAGTCGCCCTGCCACCCCCCCTAATACATTTGGAGAAAACGAGGGGTGGGAATTATTTGTCTGAAAATGAGAATGGGACTGTACAGATGCAAgtctgtataaataataattgtgttttgtttttatgaaaaaagaaagaaataaaacactggTTCACATTTGATGCTTTGACTTCTTTAGGTTGGctataatatatacattttaatctgtttcacagttttactacatatttttaacatttatttatttaatatttaactttgtgctgttatcctttcatttatcttatttaaagtttgaaaattttacttatttattttttattttttctatcatCGTGGATTGATCCATCTAttaccatggatgtattacaggGAAGACAACACTTAAACaacttaaacaaaaataaaaattaaaaaatagaacgAAAAAAACCTTTGGTGCCAACTTCCTGTTTACGAATTCTCTTTCCGTTTGTTATGGCGGGCCAGCGGCAATACGGAAGTGCAAGTGTAGTCCTATTAACATCCGCAAAAATCGGCGAAAATGTGGATTTTCGGATTAAACTTGAGCAAGGAGATCTGGCCACTGGTAAGAAGGATTCAcccacacacaggacacacgtTGTTATGATACAAAAGTGGTAAAAAATCGATAAAATATCGTATTTAGTCTCATATTAGCATAGTTTTCAGTTAGCTAAAGTGCTACAACAACAAGACCGAATTTGTTAAATTCAGTTAAGgtcgtttgtttttgtttgccagCACATGGTTGAAGTATAAAAAGGCTACTGGAGTGAATATTTAGCTTGTTTACACCATTGtggatcacttttcttgtgctgctttcagaagttttttgttaaacctttgaaacttgaacaaattcaggcagtttcttttaaaaacatgataaaaaacccaaaacgaCAATGAACAACTTTGTTAGAAATGGTCCGGAAATCATATTAACCTCGAGGACCTgcattaatattacacacactcatatcgctaTGCACAAAATTCGCATTtcagaatcaagctttaaaaactaCTATACTAAgttatgattttctgctttcatcaattttatttttaaatcaccgcaagtcctaatcatgaatatcagatatttatcaattttcagaattttaaccctttgaattccaggtttttgtcatgatgtcatatgtattttttttgtatcctttgtcttttttcttaaattttattctatttaaagataataattttctgctaattttcttgtgctttttaaaaaacttttttttactaacttcttgccAATTTTccgatcatttcttcttttgttgctcattgccttcctctcatgtttttgaaagaaatccagcaaaTCTGCTCTATGagctttggtttcaaagggtcaaacgaGGACACGTATTATTGTTGATTTCAATATGTGAAGtcaatatctgttttttgtgaTCATAGGAAGAATCTGGGCAACACACCACACATCTGTGCATCAGGATCCTCGCTGCCGCTGCAGACAGTCACGCAAACAAAGACAGGTCAGTAGATGTTAGCATGGCACAGTCCCGAAGAAACAGTCATACTGGATGTTTGCTTTTTCATGTTTGCCACAAGGCCACATATGTGCACAATTAAAGTTTTCCCGAGGTTGAATCCTTGAAGTCTGTCCCTGAAATGAGGACAGGCACCGACATTGACCCAGACAGTCAAATTACACCCCATATGATACAGTAAGGACCAGTCCAGAATCTAAATATCATGTCAGAAAAAGAGACGAGAAAAGCCTGAGAGGACAGTTTCATATCATAGATTAAAGGGTAACTGTGAAAaattttcaacctggaccttattttcccatgtttttgtgtctgagtgacaAATGGGAATAATATTCTTTGAAACTGctccagtattgagcaagaaGGCTGCACCTGATGGCAGCAAAATGTGCTGTTCACCATCCATAGGTCCAcgaaaagtgcttgtttttccaAATGAAGTGGAGGAAAGCTTCATGAATTGACACGGTTTCTTcagaaggcttttttttcaatctttgactttttttttaacattgaattttgttttaatttcttataataataataattaagttttattttattttattttattttatgttattttatatagGGACGTGGACAGTCAAAACTTAAATGTTACCATTTAATGCGCTGTACCAGATTACCGTTTAGAGCTAATTCGCACCTGCAGTCCCTCGGCAGGTCATCACAAATACAAATCACAATGACATGACGATGTAAAATTGtacaagaagaaaagaaataaatgacacacaagacaaataatACCAGAGTTCAAGGCCAGTGAGTACAGAGCTGAGCGgcttttaatcatattttctaAGGTGGTTTTGAAAGTCTTGatagagctgcagctcctcacatcATCAGAGTGTTCCACtgatttgcagctttttttaaatgtattatttagtttttatatattttagtttttatttaaactgagTCTGATGATGGCGATTTCTGcgctgtttctgtttaaacagaAAGAATCTTACTTATTAACAAAAAGGTTTAGGTCTGTAGAAATCGtctccataatgttgtcaaacacCTAGAATAACAATCCGAGCATGttggtgacaaaaacaagcactttttggGATGTAAATTGTTGGTGCAGGAATGCCATACCTGGTTATATTTCAGCTCGATACTGGTCCATATTCCAAAGTTGTTGTTGTCATAAGGCActtagacacagaaaaaaaaatgttcgaGGTAActaaataccaaagttaccctttaagttCAAAGGActagttttaaaaagtgtaagaaTATGTTGTATTTAGCCTTAGTGCATCAGCATCTTTCTTCAACATCTTTTCGaaatgtataaagaaaataattagatgttttaaaaatggtcaaaaattgcaaaaaacatccTTCTGGAGACGCAGTGTGTTTTAATTAGCTCGTTTCGCTCAATTTATGAGGCTTTCCAGCACTTTATTTGCAAACCACccacttgtttttgttaaaaatatccCTCCACATTTCAAATTACCCTCCTACAAATCTTCAAACATACTGGGTtcgttttttaaatgttgctttatTTCTGTAGGAAATCACCGTGGTTTGCAATAAAAGAGAAGGCACCCTGATTGAAATCATGTCACATAATGTGGGACGGCGGTTTCTCCGCTGCACTTTGTCTTTCATGCTTTTCTCTGCTGCGAGTGCACTCTGTGACCTACATGTAGAGAATGAGTGGGCGCGCTGGGAAACTCTGACCTCTCCAGGCTGCCAGCTGGCATTGCATAACTAATATTTCATTCCATGTTTCATCCTTTGACAGAAAGCAGTCTGGTGATTTTATTCCACATAATTCTATgtctgtttttagtgttttttcttcatttctttctctACTTTTCTCTAATctttagagaaaaaaggtcCATTTCAAGTTGTagaacagtgatactcaatttacggccCTTTATAGGttgccaggtggcccccaaccattttctaatttacaataaaaataaagtgattcacactgggaattgtttttgtacttttattatacaTAAAGTACCTGCATGCATAAAATGGCGTCACagtagagcttgtttatttccGGTTAAGGACCCCCGCACCCTCCAACAGAGGTCCGAGCTAAGCCCCTAACGTCCTATAATCCCAGAAAGTCTTatattcctagaaatgtcctgaaatcctagaaatgctccAAAATCttaaacatgtcccaaaatcctaaaaacatcttaagtcccagaaatgttctaaatccttgaaatgtcagaaaatcttacatatgtcctaaaatactagaaatgtcctaattttttaataatcttcctgtatttgcaaataaaacattgttaaaaatgtaaaacgtcattataattaatatttttgtcatgtttgacaGATCCCTCCATTGATTCCCAGCCTGCTGATGACCCCGCTCAGGACGGTAAGATCATGACTCAGAAATATTTTTGACTGTATCGTcaacattacattatattttcatcagttttagTCAAAGACAAATAGGTTTTAACGTTTAATGTTTTACTTGCACTtttcaatcaaataaaaatgagaaagagaaaaagtaaacaagaaACAAATTGCCTACTCAGCAGCAGCTAGACAAAGCGTGACACATTTTTTATCGAAATACACATCCAGCAGCTGATATTTGCGGCTGTGAGTCGtccacatttgttttttctccactttaaaataaagaccAAGGATGTAAGTTTTGGGGGGACAGATATGAAATTATTAGGAGTGGTAATAACCAAAGGCCTTACAGTCCTTATATTGTCTCAATACTGAAGTCATCACTCACTGTTACTgcgattttaaacattttgtgataaCATAGTGTGTGTTATGTGGCattagtttgtctgttttttccttgtatttttttacgttgttttcagttttcagtctgATAATCTAtcttaagtcatttttattgctgaaaaaatgtatctagtgaacaaaaaaacattgattttaatgagtaggctaccaaaagacAATATTACGATGCAATATCACAACACCGCGTAGCAACAATGTCTCCTTGACCCCTAGAAACTTTGGGTTTGGGGGTCCTCTGCCAGAGGACTTCATTGCCtgcattttggtaatttttatgcatttttttatggtgtAAACGTCTTTAATTTAGTGAAGTCCTCTGGGGCAAATGCACATGTCTTACCAGTGTCCCCTGCTTTCCCTCTGAAATCTGCTCTTATGACAAATATCCTCCTTGTGGAAGCAGAActatgcaaaaacatacataaaatcTGCATAAATGATTTGTATGTAGGTGTGTATCTCTGCATCCATGTGGGTGTGTGATATATGATATCCTAACCAATCACATACCCATGCCATACTGAGGGCCACATGTATAAACCCCGAGTGTatttgagagagaaaagagtgtTGTTGAGGTCTCCGGTCCCACTTGCTGCCTGATTTTGCTGACGCTGAAGAAAGAAGCTGAAAGATGAAGACTTTGGCCGTCCTGGTTCTCTGCTCCCTGGCCGTCATCTGCCTGACCTCAGGTAAGAGCTGCACAACAGTATATGTTAGAATAGCTCTTTATTATAGCATAGCATTATATTATTTCAAGTATATGTTGCTCtacaaacaacatttaaaagctGCTTTTACTTCTTAGtatatcaaatataaatgttctagaaaatataaaaaaaaatgaatggctAAAGTAATTATTTCAGAGACAGACACTTCCTGTATTGTGAGTAATATcatacaaaaatttaaaaagtttcattattattgatatttaatCTTATGTTTCACAGATCCCTCCATTGACTCCCAGCCTGCTGACGCCCCTGCTCAGGATGGTAAGATCATGATTCAGCAATattgtttttgacctttttattattattatcgttattattattattgttacattaaccctttaaaacctggatcgacctCACTTTTCTTTCAGATAccttttaagtatttaaacgtTTGAGCCCTGTGGAAAAACactagatttctttcaaaaacaggagggaaaaaggcaatcagcagcttggcaagaaatgtacttGTAAATGCAACcctgcaagaaattattagatttagggATAAATGgcaggaaaaatatgtttataattgtcataattatatatataaaattatgttgcagaattgttatttttttttacactttcattcaagtcattttattgttttgttttttttttaactttcctttttcttttcttttttgctaactttctggtaattttctttttgaatttttacttatttcttgctcatttcctctcagttttcaaagggttaatatgtaaCATATTTGCACCACCTTTACTCAAAGACAAACACTCTTTTATTTGCACTTcaaaaaaggagacagagaaaaagtgaATATTAATGAGACCCATAACAGTTTCAGGACTTATTAAGCATCTGAAGCACTCCAGAAGTGTGTttgaatagtaaaaaaaaaaaaaaaaaagtaattattattttgttgaaagGTTCTCACATTCTGCACGGGCTCTTAGAAATTTTAATTGGAGGTGAGAAACCCACACAGGATTATCTGAAAACTTcactgaaaagagagaaaatatatttagtCAATAAAAACTAATGATTCAACATAAAATATCAATTAAAGTGTATCTTTTACACTCCCAATCAAATTAGCCACAACTATCTAGATGATTCCCACAGTTTGGCTGGAAAATATCCAAAATTTccagataaaataataatcatattagTATTTCTGAGTCGATTTTTCCACatgcatttgattttgtttgattgatagacattttatgtatttatggagtttttaaaagtgatgcTGAATGTGTCTGATATGCAGGCATGTTTGTGGAGAGGGACGAGGCGTCCAATGTGGTGAGACAGAAGAGAGCTGTTGGAGAGTTGTCCCTGGCCCAGCTGGAGAGGTAAATTACACCTGATCTACTGTTACATGTTACATTTCTCTGAACGAAGCTACACGTCAACCATGTCAGCAGTCTGCCAACAAACACGCTGCTGTTACCGCGATGGGTGACGCCAAAGACGACAAAACAGAGAATTTTGAGGTTGTAACTTAAACCTTTTGAGActcaagcaaattggcttgatttctttgaaaaacaaaggaagaaggaagtgagcaacttcagaagaaatgacccaaaataagcaaacatttgtaaaaacatgttttttctcttttttttcagccaaattTCTACTTTATCACAGTGGCTGTTGAACAATCAagtgcaaaatgtaaataaatgcatgtaaatatatttgACCAACTAAAaggttttgttacattttattccTGAAATCCAGCCTTTTGCTGGGAtcaggataataataataatcataataatcaaaatcagaatcatATCACAATCTAATAATATTGatagcaataataattataacaacaataacacatttacttaacaaaagtaaaaaaaaaaagataaaataaaatgcacttaaatactcaataaaatacaacatcaaAGTTCATATGACATTAATTGatccaaattttttttaatcaaaggtgaccttattttacttaaaagttTTGAACACAAACTGAAGATTTGATGCAGATCAAAACCAAGACTGAATCACATGATCTAAAAAATtagcagaggaagaagaaattggttaaaaaataaccaaaatagaataaagcagaaaagtaaaaactaacaagaaaatgcctcctgaaatttaaaaagtatatctgtattttattttagtagcaTATattcaaataagaaaaataataaatataattgtttaaattggtttttttttaaactaattttcaggtcgtTTGTTGTgacctttttcattttattagttTCTCGCagtttgagggacatttcttgctgttgccttttttgtgtttttgaaagaaatcaggttcTTTTAGGGTGAAAGGCATccgaaggcagcacaagaaaactgatcgcagtttatgtttcaaaagggttaaacagaaaGTTCATATAAATGACCTTTAGCTCTGTCTGCACGAATATCATCTCGcgtgtgttttctctctgtgaatgtttctctctgtgtccacTCAGCCTGAGAGAAGTGTGTGAGCTCAACGCGGGCTGTGATGAGATGATGGACACGCAGGGAATCATCGCTGCCTACACCGCCTACTACGGACAAATCCCCTATTAGACCACAACTGAATTTCCTGCAGTgaagcaaaaagaaaacttttccaaaaaatgttccagtgtgtaaaaaaattgTTACTCAAATTTAAAAGTGAGAGATGTGGGgaatgcatgaaaatgtattttttccatccATCTCTATAATTTCTGTTAACCTGTAGTGTAGTgcgatgaaaaataaaataaagataaataaaactgcTGGGTGTCACTCTGGATCCACGCATTTGTTGATAGAGCAGCTTTGACAAGTTACGGCCACAAGATGTCACTGTTGACGTGTCAAAAAGTGCTGGTTTTGTCGtcaacacaattaaaaaaaagcagactttCGCTCCTTGGGCCTTTTATTATTGTGTCAAGCTCACAAGGCAGTGTGATTCAtataatgcaaagaaaaaagaaaaaaagtccaaacataaagaaaaaccAACTCAAATAACTTCCACAATCAAATCCTCAGACCTTTACTGtcgaccaaaaaaaatcataaatcactgataaaaacattaacaataccAACACTAGAGAAAGTCAAGTAAATACAAATGAAAGGGtcaatatttcctttttaacTCAAACACCAGGAACACTTGGGACTCAACCCAAACCGCGGGGGGTCCGGGGCATGCTCCCATGGGGAGGTTTTCTTCCACACATAAtagta includes these proteins:
- the LOC121957295 gene encoding osteocalcin; amino-acid sequence: MKTLAVLVLCSLAVICLTSDPSIDSQPADAPAQDGMFVERDEASNVVRQKRAVGELSLAQLESLREVCELNAGCDEMMDTQGIIAAYTAYYGQIPY